One genomic region from Rhodococcus sp. SBT000017 encodes:
- a CDS encoding alanine racemase: protein MIDTDAVEALSRRVLGPEHKALPPRSWGHTIESFLATSPRLSEFTTPVLTLDRARIASNISVMAEWTARAGVLLAPHGKTSMAPQLWKQQLDAGSWAITLATGWQVQAARAFGVERIVLANAEIDPVALTWIAAELDSHPTFEFYCWADSVATVHEMDRILTAQGTRPIPVIVELGGPHGRTGARTTDEATAVARAIASSPRLSLAGVGGYEGALSHDRTDSGLAAVRAYLENVAALHRALDADALYGDHAIVTAGGSAYQDLVVERLQSLTTGEGVRTDVVLRSGAYVVHDDGFYSQISPLTPARTDAPLMSAMHGWARTVSRPEPGLALLDAGKRDFPFDEGLPVPQLVRGTETLDPDAGITALNDQHAFLRLPAEDAAALPVGSVVRLGLSHPCTAFDKWRLVPVVDNADGDDPRVVDLVHTFF from the coding sequence GTGATCGACACCGATGCCGTCGAGGCACTGAGCCGACGAGTGCTCGGACCCGAGCACAAGGCGCTGCCCCCCAGGTCGTGGGGGCACACCATCGAGAGCTTTCTCGCCACGTCGCCTCGGCTGTCCGAGTTCACGACGCCCGTACTCACTCTCGACCGTGCACGCATCGCATCGAACATCTCGGTGATGGCCGAGTGGACGGCGCGCGCGGGAGTGCTGCTCGCACCCCACGGCAAGACGTCGATGGCCCCTCAACTGTGGAAACAGCAACTCGACGCGGGAAGCTGGGCCATCACCCTCGCAACCGGATGGCAGGTTCAGGCAGCACGTGCGTTCGGGGTCGAGCGGATCGTTCTCGCCAATGCCGAGATCGACCCTGTTGCGCTGACATGGATTGCGGCCGAACTGGATTCGCATCCGACATTCGAGTTCTACTGCTGGGCGGACAGCGTTGCAACGGTGCACGAGATGGACCGCATACTGACGGCGCAGGGAACACGCCCCATCCCGGTCATCGTCGAACTCGGTGGCCCGCACGGCCGAACCGGCGCACGGACAACAGACGAAGCGACCGCGGTCGCTCGTGCGATCGCGTCGTCGCCGCGGCTGAGTCTGGCCGGGGTCGGCGGTTACGAGGGCGCACTCAGCCACGATCGGACCGACAGCGGCCTCGCGGCGGTTCGGGCCTATCTCGAGAATGTCGCCGCCCTCCATCGCGCGCTCGATGCCGATGCGTTGTACGGAGACCATGCGATCGTGACCGCCGGCGGCAGCGCCTACCAGGACCTCGTTGTCGAGCGGTTGCAGTCCCTCACCACCGGGGAGGGGGTACGTACCGACGTAGTGCTGCGCTCGGGTGCCTATGTGGTGCACGACGACGGCTTCTACTCGCAGATCTCACCACTGACTCCCGCCCGCACCGACGCGCCGCTGATGTCGGCGATGCACGGATGGGCTCGGACGGTCTCCCGGCCGGAGCCCGGTCTCGCGCTGCTCGATGCAGGCAAGCGGGACTTTCCGTTCGACGAAGGTCTGCCTGTCCCCCAGCTGGTTCGGGGAACCGAGACCCTCGATCCCGATGCCGGCATCACAGCGCTGAACGATCAGCACGCGTTCCTTCGGCTACCTGCCGAGGACGCCGCGGCGCTGCCGGTGGGATCGGTGGTGCGGTTGGGCCTGTCTCACCCGTGCACCGCATTCGACAAGTGGCGTCTGGTTCCCGTCGTCGACAACGCCGATGGCGACGATCCCCGCGTCGTCGATCTCGTGCACACATTCTTCTAG